Proteins co-encoded in one Kribbella solani genomic window:
- a CDS encoding MFS transporter has protein sequence MTVLTEARPAVRWFGVGAVTLGIFAIVTTEILPIGLLTPIGADFALTPGRTGWLMTMPGLVAAVAAPVVTLATARLDRRLMLCALMVLLAAAGFLAAAAPVFWLELVARFFVGLTIGGFWSIGAGLAGRLVPERAATRATAVIFSAVPLGSVLGVPAGTFVGELVGWRTSFAVLGVLAVIALVALRTTVPPLPPLQVTRASVLGKALRGSRNALIVTCLIVTAHFATYTYVTPFLRDVVRPELIGLFLLVYGVAGLIGNVIAGLYAGRNLIITFTACAALIATATLLMPVVGRSTGGALLLLVVWGLGYGGVPVCSMSMFAQAAPESREAATVWFTSSFQAVLSAGALLGGLVVDAWSVQVVMMAGGVCAVLAVTVLLWSRTQQVPGT, from the coding sequence ATGACTGTTCTGACAGAGGCACGGCCGGCCGTTCGCTGGTTCGGGGTCGGTGCCGTGACGCTAGGCATCTTCGCGATCGTCACCACCGAGATCCTCCCGATCGGCCTGCTCACCCCGATCGGCGCCGACTTCGCACTCACTCCCGGCCGGACCGGTTGGCTGATGACCATGCCCGGACTGGTCGCGGCGGTTGCCGCTCCGGTCGTCACGCTCGCGACAGCTCGTCTGGACCGCCGGCTGATGCTCTGCGCGCTTATGGTCCTGCTGGCCGCCGCCGGCTTCCTTGCAGCTGCCGCGCCGGTCTTCTGGCTTGAGCTGGTCGCCAGATTCTTCGTCGGACTGACTATCGGCGGCTTCTGGTCGATCGGCGCCGGTCTGGCCGGCCGACTGGTCCCGGAGCGCGCGGCTACCCGAGCGACTGCTGTCATCTTCTCGGCCGTGCCACTCGGTTCAGTGCTTGGCGTACCGGCTGGGACGTTCGTCGGTGAGCTGGTCGGCTGGCGTACGTCGTTCGCCGTGCTTGGCGTACTCGCGGTGATCGCCCTCGTCGCGCTACGTACGACCGTGCCGCCGCTTCCGCCGTTGCAGGTCACACGGGCGTCCGTACTGGGCAAGGCGCTCCGCGGCAGCCGCAACGCGCTCATCGTCACCTGTCTGATCGTCACAGCGCATTTCGCCACGTACACGTACGTAACGCCGTTCCTGCGCGACGTAGTGCGCCCGGAGCTGATCGGGCTGTTCCTGCTCGTCTACGGTGTGGCCGGGCTGATCGGCAACGTCATCGCCGGTCTGTACGCCGGGCGCAACCTGATCATCACCTTCACCGCCTGTGCTGCGCTGATCGCTACAGCGACGTTGCTGATGCCGGTCGTTGGGCGCAGTACGGGCGGTGCGTTGCTGTTGCTGGTGGTTTGGGGGCTCGGGTACGGCGGCGTACCGGTCTGCTCGATGAGCATGTTCGCTCAGGCTGCACCGGAGTCGCGAGAGGCGGCGACAGTGTGGTTCACCTCCTCGTTCCAGGCCGTGCTGTCGGCCGGCGCACTGCTCGGTGGGCTGGTGGTGGACGCGTGGTCGGTGCAGGTCGTCATGATGGCCGGTGGAGTCTGTGCGGTGCTGGCGGTCACGGTCCTGCTGTGGTCCAGAACACAGCAGGTTCCGGGCACGTAG
- a CDS encoding DinB family protein: MEPRDRPWPGDDLNLPQSTIGFCQFIQTTVVNKLAGLDEHQARATPLKSSPVMSPLGLVKHLTAVQRQHIQRTIGGQDLPSLWRDDDYDYEFRVGADETIASIVAAYDAEWERSQTTLRAADWSAFVEGKEGPVRVERLLLDVLQESARHLGQLDVLRELIDGGRGE; this comes from the coding sequence ATGGAACCGAGGGACCGGCCGTGGCCGGGCGACGACCTGAATTTGCCTCAGTCAACAATCGGGTTCTGCCAGTTCATCCAGACGACCGTGGTGAACAAGCTGGCAGGTCTGGACGAGCACCAGGCGCGGGCGACGCCGCTGAAGAGTTCGCCGGTGATGAGCCCGCTGGGCCTGGTGAAGCACCTGACAGCGGTGCAGCGGCAGCACATCCAGCGGACGATCGGCGGGCAGGACCTGCCGTCGCTGTGGCGGGACGACGACTACGACTACGAGTTCCGGGTCGGCGCCGACGAGACGATCGCGTCGATCGTCGCGGCGTACGACGCGGAGTGGGAGCGCTCGCAGACCACGTTGCGCGCGGCGGACTGGAGCGCGTTCGTCGAAGGAAAAGAGGGCCCGGTCCGGGTGGAGCGGTTGCTGCTCGACGTACTGCAGGAATCCGCGCGGCACCTTGGGCAGCTCGACGTGCTTCGTGAGTTGATCGACGGCGGTCGCGGGGAGTAA
- a CDS encoding carboxylesterase/lipase family protein, producing MTKRLLAMIAAAVIPVGVLVVGAGAGEAAQPDAAQPDAAQPDAAQTDAVRTDAVRTGPVRTDKGLVAGKAVGESVVYDGIPYAAPPVGALRWKAPQAARAWSGVRASALGNVCPQQPNPEAPKGSDAEDCLYLNVTTPAKPSVKPRAVVVWIPGGGFFSGAGSSYEASKFAARGDVVVVTVNYRLGIFGFFGYPGLPGSGTFGLQDQQAALRWVQRNAGAFGGDPRNVTVAGESAGGMSVCAQLTSPTATGLFSKAIMQSGSCAFNWADNSQYPGQEADSPWVPVSRVQANGKDWAASKKSELGCKPGQSMLQCLRSVQAGALVDDMLQFTQIGYGGSAVAPYSPAKAMKAGLFHRVPMISGNNHDEADGWMPAFGEIKDYPKLVADMVGTTKAAQVLQHYPLSRYASPTAAWSAVTTDRIWSCTQVATDQQAAGRVPVYAYEFADKHSPIEGPGQGAAHATELPYLFRLGGYDVPLSATQQTLSNQMIDYWTTFARTGNPNGPNRPHWSPTGARSISGLSLAPTDQSGIGPVNLSAEHQCDFWAGLGS from the coding sequence ATGACTAAGAGACTGTTGGCGATGATCGCGGCCGCGGTGATTCCGGTTGGGGTGCTGGTGGTGGGCGCCGGGGCCGGCGAAGCGGCCCAGCCGGACGCCGCACAGCCGGACGCCGCACAGCCGGACGCCGCGCAGACAGATGCTGTGCGGACAGATGCTGTGCGGACCGGGCCGGTGCGGACTGATAAAGGGCTGGTGGCTGGTAAGGCGGTTGGGGAATCTGTCGTGTACGACGGGATTCCTTACGCGGCGCCGCCGGTCGGGGCGTTGCGGTGGAAGGCGCCGCAGGCCGCGCGGGCCTGGAGTGGCGTACGGGCGTCCGCGCTCGGGAATGTTTGCCCGCAGCAACCGAACCCGGAGGCGCCGAAGGGATCGGACGCCGAGGACTGCCTGTACCTGAACGTGACGACGCCCGCCAAGCCGTCCGTCAAGCCGCGGGCAGTGGTGGTGTGGATTCCCGGCGGTGGGTTCTTCTCCGGCGCCGGCAGCAGCTACGAGGCGTCGAAGTTCGCCGCCCGCGGTGACGTCGTGGTGGTGACGGTCAACTACCGCCTCGGCATCTTCGGCTTCTTCGGGTACCCGGGGCTGCCGGGCTCGGGCACGTTCGGTCTGCAGGATCAGCAGGCGGCACTGCGATGGGTGCAGCGCAACGCCGGCGCGTTCGGCGGCGACCCGCGGAACGTGACGGTCGCCGGTGAGTCCGCCGGCGGCATGAGCGTCTGCGCGCAACTGACCTCGCCGACTGCCACCGGCCTGTTCTCCAAGGCGATCATGCAGAGCGGGTCCTGCGCGTTCAACTGGGCCGACAACAGCCAGTACCCCGGTCAGGAGGCCGACTCCCCGTGGGTACCGGTCAGCCGAGTACAGGCGAACGGCAAGGACTGGGCGGCGAGCAAGAAGAGCGAGCTGGGGTGCAAGCCGGGCCAGTCGATGCTCCAGTGCCTCCGGTCGGTGCAGGCCGGCGCGCTGGTCGACGACATGCTCCAGTTCACCCAGATCGGGTACGGCGGTAGTGCGGTGGCGCCGTACAGCCCGGCGAAGGCAATGAAGGCCGGTCTGTTCCACCGGGTGCCGATGATCTCCGGGAACAACCACGACGAGGCAGACGGCTGGATGCCCGCGTTCGGTGAGATCAAGGACTACCCGAAGCTCGTTGCAGATATGGTCGGCACGACGAAGGCCGCACAGGTCCTGCAGCACTACCCGCTCTCCCGGTACGCGTCACCGACGGCGGCGTGGAGCGCTGTGACGACGGACCGGATCTGGTCGTGCACGCAGGTCGCGACAGATCAGCAGGCGGCCGGCAGGGTGCCGGTGTACGCGTATGAGTTCGCTGACAAGCACTCACCGATCGAAGGGCCCGGTCAGGGCGCCGCACATGCTACCGAGCTGCCGTACCTGTTCCGGCTCGGCGGCTACGACGTACCGCTGTCCGCGACGCAGCAGACGTTGTCGAACCAGATGATCGACTACTGGACGACGTTCGCCCGCACCGGCAACCCGAACGGACCGAACCGTCCGCACTGGTCCCCCACCGGCGCACGGTCGATCAGCGGCCTGTCACTCGCACCGACTGACCAGAGTGGCATTGGCCCGGTCAACCTCAGCGCTGAACACCAGTGCGACTTCTGGGCCGGTCTGGGCTCCTGA
- the cobF gene encoding precorrin-6A synthase (deacetylating): MREIIVIGIGAGDPEQVTMQAVSALRRVDVFFVLDKGEVKQELVDLRSEILRRYAKDHRVVVGKDPERDRGTPAYVEAVDDWRRRRADVCADLIATELGTDQVGAFLVWGDPSLYDSTLAILDDIQARGELSFEVEVIPGISSVSTLAARHRVGLNQVGRPIHITTGRRLAAGWPTDADDVVVMLDAQTAFTEHLDQDATIYWGAYLGTADELLVSGPLREVAPEIEKLRAEARERKGWIMDTYLLRRSEAKA, from the coding sequence GTGCGCGAGATTATCGTGATCGGGATCGGCGCCGGCGATCCCGAGCAGGTCACCATGCAGGCGGTGTCGGCGCTGCGGCGGGTCGACGTGTTCTTCGTACTGGACAAGGGCGAGGTCAAGCAGGAGCTGGTCGACCTCCGGTCGGAGATCCTGCGCCGGTACGCGAAGGACCATCGGGTCGTCGTCGGCAAGGACCCGGAGCGGGACCGCGGTACGCCCGCGTACGTCGAGGCCGTCGACGACTGGCGGCGGCGGCGGGCCGATGTCTGCGCGGACCTGATCGCGACCGAACTCGGCACGGACCAGGTCGGCGCGTTCCTGGTCTGGGGCGACCCGTCGCTGTACGACAGCACGCTGGCGATCCTGGACGACATCCAGGCCCGCGGCGAGCTGAGCTTCGAGGTCGAGGTGATCCCCGGCATCAGCAGCGTTTCGACGCTGGCCGCCCGGCACCGGGTCGGCCTGAACCAGGTCGGCCGCCCGATCCACATCACCACCGGCCGCCGCCTCGCCGCCGGCTGGCCCACCGACGCCGACGACGTCGTCGTCATGCTCGACGCCCAAACCGCCTTCACCGAACACCTCGACCAGGACGCCACCATCTACTGGGGCGCCTACCTCGGCACCGCCGACGAACTACTGGTCTCCGGCCCCCTCCGCGAGGTCGCCCCGGAAATCGAGAAGTTGCGCGCCGAGGCCCGCGAACGCAAGGGCTGGATCATGGACACCTACCTACTACGCCGGAGCGAAGCAAAGGCATAG
- the zwf gene encoding glucose-6-phosphate dehydrogenase: MPDRIQTIAYPAPGSRPSRRDLEPLAPHVIVLFGATGDLAKRKLLPGLAYLQQSKFAPDVRIIGTATDDLTVDEFRERARKAVETFGTHKISDDEWAQFAERIDYVPVTAGPEALATAVKAAEELLGPDTRRLHYLSVPPKAAQAVIAMLRDAGLVERARVVMEKPFGDDLAGAIKLNDFVHETFDESQIFRIDHFLGKEAALNILAFRFANGLFEPIWNRNFIDHVQIDIPESLGLDQRATFYEPTGAFKDMVVTHLMQVMSFVAMEPPTALEPRAISEEKNKVFRSMLPLDPSCVVRGQYSGYRHEEGVAPDSDTETFIALKVEIDNWRWAGVPFFLRTGKKMAEGQRIISIAFKEAPKTMFPAGSGVGSEGPDHLTFDLADSSRVSLSFYGKRPGPGMRLEKLSMQFSTQETAGAADVLEAYERLILDAMRGDHTLFTTAEGIESLWDRSAPLLDDPPPAKPYQAGTWGPNAIHQLIAPRAWRLPFEREWRE, translated from the coding sequence GTGCCAGACCGTATACAGACCATTGCGTACCCGGCGCCCGGGTCGCGGCCGTCGCGGCGGGATCTGGAGCCGCTGGCGCCGCATGTGATCGTGCTGTTCGGTGCCACCGGTGATCTGGCCAAGCGCAAACTGCTGCCCGGGTTGGCGTACCTGCAGCAGTCCAAGTTCGCGCCGGACGTGCGGATCATCGGGACGGCCACCGATGACCTGACCGTCGACGAGTTCCGGGAGCGGGCCCGCAAGGCGGTCGAGACGTTCGGTACGCACAAGATCAGCGACGACGAGTGGGCGCAGTTCGCGGAGCGGATCGACTACGTACCGGTGACCGCCGGGCCGGAGGCGCTGGCGACCGCGGTCAAGGCCGCCGAGGAACTGCTCGGCCCGGACACCCGCCGGCTGCACTACCTGTCGGTGCCACCGAAGGCGGCCCAGGCGGTGATCGCGATGCTGCGCGACGCCGGTCTGGTCGAGCGCGCCCGGGTGGTGATGGAGAAGCCGTTCGGTGACGACCTGGCCGGCGCGATCAAGCTGAACGACTTCGTCCACGAAACCTTCGACGAGTCGCAGATCTTCCGGATCGACCACTTCCTCGGCAAGGAAGCGGCGCTGAACATCCTCGCGTTCCGGTTCGCGAACGGCCTGTTCGAGCCGATCTGGAACCGGAACTTCATCGACCACGTCCAGATCGACATCCCGGAATCGCTCGGCCTGGACCAGCGCGCCACCTTCTACGAGCCGACCGGCGCGTTCAAGGACATGGTCGTCACGCACCTGATGCAGGTGATGTCGTTCGTCGCGATGGAGCCGCCGACCGCCCTGGAACCGCGGGCGATCTCGGAGGAGAAGAACAAGGTCTTCCGTTCGATGCTGCCGCTCGACCCCAGCTGCGTGGTCCGCGGGCAGTACTCCGGGTACCGGCACGAGGAGGGCGTCGCGCCGGACTCGGACACCGAGACGTTCATCGCGCTCAAGGTCGAGATCGACAACTGGCGCTGGGCCGGCGTCCCGTTCTTCCTGCGTACCGGCAAGAAGATGGCCGAGGGTCAGCGGATCATCTCGATCGCCTTCAAGGAGGCGCCGAAGACGATGTTCCCGGCCGGCTCCGGCGTCGGCTCCGAAGGACCGGACCACCTGACCTTCGACCTGGCCGACTCGTCCCGGGTTTCGCTGTCGTTCTACGGCAAGCGCCCCGGGCCGGGGATGCGGCTGGAGAAGCTGTCGATGCAGTTCTCCACCCAGGAGACGGCCGGCGCGGCGGACGTACTGGAGGCGTACGAGCGGCTGATCCTGGACGCGATGCGCGGTGACCACACGCTGTTCACCACGGCCGAAGGCATCGAGTCGCTGTGGGATCGCTCCGCGCCGCTGCTGGACGACCCGCCGCCGGCCAAGCCGTACCAGGCCGGGACGTGGGGTCCGAACGCGATCCACCAGCTGATCGCGCCGCGGGCGTGGCGGTTGCCGTTCGAGCGGGAGTGGCGGGAGTAG
- the pepE gene encoding dipeptidase PepE: MELLLLSNSATHGQPFLAHALDALRDVLTGVDEVVFVPYALADHDGYTATVRSALEPLGVRVIGAHSAAPALESAQAIFVGGGNTFRLVKTLHDSGELAVIRSRVRGGTPYIGSSAGTNLAGPTLRTSNDMPIVQPPSFETLGLVPFQLNPHYLDPDPTSTHQGETREKRITEFLEENDVPVLGIREGTWLRLHDDRLVLGGLPAGARLFRRGVAPTEIATGTDLSELLTVTPRFDVHP, from the coding sequence GTGGAACTGCTTCTGCTCTCGAACTCCGCCACGCACGGACAGCCGTTCCTGGCGCACGCGCTCGACGCGCTTCGCGACGTGCTGACCGGCGTCGACGAGGTGGTGTTCGTACCGTACGCGCTCGCCGACCACGACGGGTACACCGCGACCGTACGGTCCGCGCTGGAGCCACTCGGCGTACGCGTGATCGGAGCGCACTCCGCGGCGCCGGCGCTGGAATCGGCGCAGGCGATCTTCGTCGGCGGTGGGAACACGTTCCGGCTGGTGAAGACGCTGCACGACAGCGGTGAGCTCGCGGTGATCCGGTCGCGCGTTCGCGGCGGGACGCCGTACATCGGGTCGAGTGCCGGGACGAACCTCGCCGGGCCGACGCTGCGTACGAGCAACGACATGCCGATCGTGCAGCCGCCGTCGTTCGAGACGCTCGGTCTGGTGCCGTTCCAGCTCAACCCGCACTATCTCGACCCGGACCCCACCTCCACGCACCAGGGCGAGACGCGGGAGAAGCGGATCACCGAGTTCCTGGAGGAGAACGACGTGCCGGTGCTCGGCATCCGCGAAGGCACCTGGCTGCGGTTGCACGACGACAGGCTGGTGCTCGGCGGTCTGCCGGCCGGGGCACGGCTGTTCCGGCGGGGCGTGGCGCCGACGGAGATCGCGACCGGTACAGACCTGTCCGAGTTGCTGACGGTCACGCCCCGGTTCGACGTACACCCGTAG
- a CDS encoding IclR family transcriptional regulator domain-containing protein, whose translation MNDDAQSPLQTVDRALQVLISYSERRRDWGVMELSDELGIDKSSAQRLLAALAFRGFLRPDPITRRYSLGPTMWRMAALWERTGGLAALADGVLERLARDTDRTTTFTIPDGFHVRCIAAVDGGGGPLRGHPLVGDLYPAHAGATSRAYFAFLDRNERRALLSGRPFARFTDLTEVDEAALERSFEEAVQTGWAFSDGEYDAATRAIAAPVRLGRRPIGSLTVAEGKNEDLPGDIRDQVPRLLEATEELSNLLAHRTPAARRR comes from the coding sequence GTGAACGACGACGCACAATCACCGTTGCAGACGGTCGACCGGGCGCTGCAGGTACTGATCTCGTACTCCGAGCGGCGCCGGGACTGGGGCGTGATGGAGTTGTCGGACGAGCTCGGGATCGACAAGTCCTCGGCGCAACGGCTGCTCGCGGCGCTCGCGTTCCGCGGCTTCCTGCGGCCGGATCCGATCACCCGCCGGTACAGCCTGGGGCCGACGATGTGGCGGATGGCGGCGCTCTGGGAGCGCACCGGCGGGCTCGCCGCGCTCGCCGACGGCGTCCTCGAACGGCTCGCCCGCGACACCGACCGGACCACCACGTTCACCATCCCGGACGGGTTCCACGTCCGCTGTATCGCGGCCGTCGACGGTGGCGGCGGTCCGCTCCGCGGTCATCCGCTGGTCGGCGACCTGTACCCGGCCCATGCCGGCGCGACCTCGCGGGCGTACTTCGCCTTCCTGGACCGCAACGAGCGCCGGGCACTGCTGTCCGGCCGCCCGTTTGCCCGGTTCACCGATCTGACCGAGGTGGACGAGGCCGCGCTGGAGCGGAGCTTCGAGGAGGCCGTGCAGACCGGTTGGGCGTTCTCCGACGGCGAGTACGACGCGGCCACCCGGGCGATCGCCGCCCCGGTCCGGCTCGGCCGCCGCCCGATCGGCTCGCTGACCGTCGCCGAGGGCAAGAACGAGGACCTGCCCGGCGACATCCGGGACCAGGTCCCGCGGTTGCTGGAGGCAACCGAAGAACTGAGCAACCTGCTCGCCCACCGCACGCCCGCGGCCCGCCGCCGCTGA
- a CDS encoding ABC transporter permease → MNLVLRRVFAMVPALIGVVVCIFVLTRVLPGDPARTLAGDQADPSVVAKIRTEMGLDKPLHVQLVQYFSDLLHGNLGYAWHTGHSVASDFASRLPATVELALVALVIALLAGVPLGVVSATRRDRPVDHAGRVFSLLGASMPLFWLGLMVIVVFYNKLGWAPAPLGRVSEGVHPPTHITGLYILDSLMTGDLVALRSSLSHIIWPALCLATGSTAIIARMTRSAMLEVIGQDYVRTAVSKGLKPSVVTLKHALRNAAPVIVTISGLQFGQLMGGAVITETVFTWPGIGSYVVQSVLATDYAPVQAFTLVAAVVYLAANLLVDLVNARLDPRIADA, encoded by the coding sequence ATGAACCTCGTCCTGCGCCGCGTGTTCGCGATGGTGCCCGCGCTGATCGGCGTCGTGGTGTGCATCTTCGTGCTCACCCGGGTGCTGCCCGGCGATCCGGCCCGGACGCTGGCCGGCGACCAGGCCGACCCGAGTGTGGTGGCGAAGATCCGGACCGAGATGGGGCTGGACAAGCCGCTGCACGTCCAGCTGGTCCAGTACTTCTCCGACCTCCTGCACGGCAACCTCGGGTACGCCTGGCACACCGGTCACAGCGTGGCCTCCGACTTCGCCTCCCGGCTGCCCGCGACCGTCGAGCTCGCGCTGGTCGCGCTGGTGATCGCGCTGCTCGCGGGCGTACCGCTCGGCGTCGTCAGCGCGACCCGCCGGGACCGGCCGGTCGACCACGCCGGGCGGGTGTTCTCGCTGCTCGGCGCGTCGATGCCGCTGTTCTGGCTCGGCCTGATGGTGATCGTCGTCTTCTACAACAAGCTCGGCTGGGCGCCGGCGCCGCTCGGGCGGGTGTCCGAGGGCGTCCACCCGCCGACCCACATCACCGGGCTGTACATCCTCGACTCGCTGATGACCGGCGACCTGGTCGCGCTGCGGTCGTCGCTGTCGCACATCATCTGGCCGGCGCTCTGCCTGGCCACCGGCAGTACCGCGATCATCGCGCGGATGACGCGGTCCGCGATGCTCGAGGTGATCGGCCAGGACTACGTGCGGACGGCGGTGTCGAAGGGACTGAAACCGTCGGTCGTCACGCTCAAGCACGCGCTGCGGAACGCGGCTCCGGTCATCGTCACCATCTCCGGGCTGCAGTTCGGACAGTTGATGGGCGGCGCGGTGATCACCGAGACCGTGTTCACCTGGCCCGGCATCGGCTCGTACGTAGTGCAGTCCGTACTGGCCACCGACTACGCGCCGGTGCAGGCCTTCACGCTCGTCGCGGCCGTCGTCTACCTGGCGGCGAACCTGCTCGTCGACCTCGTCAACGCCCGCCTGGACCCGAGGATCGCCGATGCCTGA
- a CDS encoding ABC transporter permease yields the protein MPETVPEPQTAEKAETTQPVLKPQTTLRLLLRNKLAVVGLVFIALWTLGAVFADLLPYGATQPGVGGLLQGPTLAHPFGTDNFGRDLLSRVLAGGRISLWTGLIAIAISLLIGVPLGAFAGFVRGRAGGLVMRLMDMLLAFPSLVLAMAIAAAMGPGMVSAMVAVGIVGIPEFARIVHGQTLSLRERDFVEAGHAIGLPARSILIRHIVPNALAPILVRATLGMGYAILTAASLSFIGLGAQPPDPEWGVLISDGRGYIISGEWWMTTFPGLAIATSILGFNLLGDGLRDVLDPRLRTSK from the coding sequence ATGCCTGAGACCGTTCCTGAACCCCAGACAGCCGAGAAGGCCGAGACAACACAGCCGGTGCTGAAACCACAGACCACGCTGCGGCTGTTGCTCCGGAACAAGCTGGCGGTCGTCGGGCTGGTGTTCATCGCGCTCTGGACGCTCGGTGCCGTGTTCGCGGACCTGCTCCCGTACGGCGCGACCCAGCCGGGCGTGGGCGGCCTGCTCCAGGGCCCGACCCTCGCGCACCCGTTCGGTACCGACAACTTCGGCCGCGACCTGCTCTCCCGGGTACTGGCCGGCGGCCGGATCTCGCTCTGGACCGGGCTGATCGCGATCGCCATCTCGCTGCTGATCGGCGTACCGCTGGGTGCTTTCGCGGGGTTCGTCCGCGGCCGCGCCGGCGGCCTGGTGATGCGGCTGATGGACATGCTGCTGGCGTTCCCGTCGCTGGTCCTGGCGATGGCGATCGCGGCCGCGATGGGACCCGGCATGGTCAGCGCGATGGTTGCCGTCGGCATCGTCGGGATTCCGGAGTTCGCCCGGATCGTGCACGGCCAGACGCTGTCGCTGCGGGAGCGCGACTTCGTCGAGGCCGGGCACGCGATCGGCCTGCCGGCCCGGAGCATCCTGATCCGGCACATCGTGCCGAACGCGCTGGCGCCGATCCTGGTCCGCGCCACCCTCGGCATGGGGTACGCGATCCTGACCGCCGCCTCGCTCAGCTTCATCGGCCTCGGCGCCCAGCCGCCGGACCCGGAGTGGGGCGTGCTGATCTCCGACGGCCGCGGCTACATCATCAGCGGCGAATGGTGGATGACGACTTTCCCCGGCCTCGCGATCGCCACCTCGATCCTCGGCTTCAACCTGCTCGGCGACGGCCTGCGCGACGTACTGGACCCGCGCCTGAGGACCAGCAAATGA